A genomic window from Sorex araneus isolate mSorAra2 chromosome 2, mSorAra2.pri, whole genome shotgun sequence includes:
- the LOC101545992 gene encoding patr class I histocompatibility antigen, A-2 alpha chain-like produces MWELRQLLLLLLGALALTQTRAGSHSMRYFYTAVSRPGGEPRYTEVGYVDDTQFVRFDSDSASQKMEPRAPWVEQEGPAYWERETRIARDNSQTYRVDLNTLRGYYNQSDADSHTLQLMYGCEVGSDGRLLRGYSQYSYDGADYLALNEDLRSWTAAAGTQAWRTLRKWEQAGQAEYRRNYLENICVPWLLKHLENGKDILLRSEAPRRYITRHPFSDSEVTLRCWALGFYPAEITLTWQRDGEDLTQDTELVETRPSGDGTFQKWAAVLVPSGEEQRYTCRVQHQGLPEPVTLRWEPPSQPTILTVGLIVGLVLLGLVVIGAVVAAVICRRKRSGEKGGQYIQAANSDSSQGSDESLSNPRAV; encoded by the exons ATGTGGGAGCTGCGACAGCTGCTTTTGCTGCTCTTGGGGGCTCTGGCCCTGACCCAGACCCGGGCGG GCAGCCACTCCATGCGGTATTTCTACACCGCCGTgtcccggcccggcggggagccCCGCTACACCGAAGTCGGCTACGTGGACGACACGCAGTTCGTGCGCTTCGACAGCGACTCGGCGAGTCAGAAGATGGAGCCGCGGGCGCcgtgggtggagcaggagggacccgcGTACTGGGAGCGGGAGACGCGGATCGCCAGGGACAACTCTCAGACTTACCGAGTGGACCTGAACACGCTGCGCGGCTATTACAACCAGAGCGATGCGG ACTCTCACACCCTCCAGCTGATGTACGGCTGCGAAGTGGGGTCCGACGGGCGCCTCCTGCGCGGGTACAGTCAATACTCCTACGACGGCGCCGACTACCTCGCCCTGAACGAGGACCTGCGctcctggacggcggcggcgggcacgcaggcttggagaaccctGCGCAAGTGGGAGCAGGCGGGCCAGGCTGAGTACCGCAGGAACTACCTGGAGAACATCTGCGTGCCTTGGCTCCTCAAACACCTGGAGAACGGGAAGGACATACTACTCCGCTCAG aagcccccagaagATACATCACCCGCCATCCCTTCTCGGACAGTgaggtcaccctgaggtgctgggccctgggcttctaccctgcTGAGATCACTCTGACCTGGCAGCGTGATGGGGAGGAcctgacccaggacacagagctggtggagaccaggccttcaggggatggaaccttccagaagtgggcggctgtgctggtgccttctggagaggagcagagatacacgtgccgtgtgcagcaccaggggctgccggagcctgtcaccctgagatggg agcccccttctcagcccaccatCCTCACTGTGGGCCTCATTGTCGGCCTGGTTCTTCTTGGACTTGTGGTCATtggagctgtggtggcagctgtgatctgcaggaggaagcgctcag GTGAGAAAGGAGGACAGTACATTCAGGCTGCAA ACAGCGACAGTTCCCAGGGCTCTGATGAGTCTCTCTCGAACCCTAGAG cagTCTGA